From the Bradyrhizobium ontarionense genome, the window GACGCGCTGCCACAGCGGGCCGATCAGATGCAGGAAGCCGGAGGTGTCGACGATCTCCCAGCCGTCGGACTTCATTCTGGCCGCGGCCGATTTCGTCATAGGGTGACACCTTTCCCGTCGCCGCACGTCGGCACGCGGTCGTTTCATCCGTCGCCGGCCTGGTGTAGTCAAGCTGCATGCCCATGCCGTTCGACGATGCCACCAGGCGGAAAATCGAGAGCTGCTGTGCCGGCTTCGTGCGCCTGGACGAGGCTGCGCCGACGGCGTCGCTCAAGCGGGCGGCGGTGGCCATCGCGCTGGCCCCTGATCACGACACCGGCGCCACGGCGGTGCTGCTGACCCTGCGTGCCGCGGGGTTGCGCAGTCATGGCGGGCAATGGGCGCTGCCGGGCGGGCGGTGCGATGCCGGCGAAACACCGGTCGAGGCCGCCTTGCGGGAGCTGGCGGAAGAGCTCGGGTTGATCCTGGCGCCCGACGCTGTGCTGGGCCTGCTCGACGATTACCCGACCCGGTCCGGCTATCTGATTACCCCCGTCATCGTGTGGGCGGCCAATGGTCATACGCTCAGGCCGAATCCGGACGAGGTCACCTCGGTGCACCGGATCGGTCTGGACGCGATCACGGCGGATGATGCGTTCGACTTCACTGCGATCCGTGAGAGCAGGCGGCGCGTGATTCGTTTCCATGCCCGCGAGGGCATCATTCACGCGCCCACCGCGGCGCTGATCTATCAGTTCCGCGAGGTGCTGGCTGGTCGCGACACCCGCGTCCACAATCTGGAACAGCCGGTGTTTGCCTGGAAGTAGCCACCGTTTCGGCTACAAGGGCAGCATGCTGCATCAGCCGATTCGCAAGGTTGCCCTGATCCTCGCCTGCGTCGTCTCGGGCGCCTCGCCATCGCTCGCCGCGGAACCCGGTTCGGCCACAGCGCCGCGCGAAGCGCTGGCCCAGATGGCCTCGCCGGATGCGATCGCTGAGTACCGGCGCAGGCTTGCCGAATACCAGCAGGCACGCGCGGAATTCGACCAGGAGGCCGGCGCCTATTGGAAGGCGATCTCCGACAGGCGCCGTATCCGCAATGCCAAGCGCCGCGACCGGCAGCCGATCGGGCTGGACGACTATGTGCTGGAGCAGCCGCCGGTCTATACCGGGCCGAAGCGGCCGGTAAATCCCGAGCCGGAGCCTGAAGGCGAGCCGCGCGAGCGCAAATACATTCCGGTGGTCGCCGACCTCCTGAAGGCGGCGCAGGAGCATTTCCAATGGTCGCCGCAGCGGCCAACCAACGACACCGATTTCAAGCGCGCCTATGCGCGGTTCGCCGCCGCCGCCGGGCTCACGCGTGAGCAGGCGGTGCGCGTCTATGCCTTCGAGACCGGCGGCAACGGCCGTCACGACTCGCAATCCGGCTTCAAGGGTAACCGCGCGATCTCGACCGCGATCGGCTATAATCAGCTGCTCACGACCAACACCGTCGAGCTGTTGGCCGAGCAGGGCCCGCTGTTCATCCGTCTGCTCGGCGAACGCAGCGCCCAGGCAAGCGGTCCGGGCCGCGCGGCGATGGAGCACAAGCTGGCGGTGCTGAAGAAGATGGTCGCGATCGCGCGTTCGGTGCCGGACGACTGGTCGGCGCATGAGAAGATCGGCAACACGGAGCAGGGCTGGGCCATGCATGCGATGGTGCTCGACATCGATGTCGGTCCGATGCTGCAGACCCACAAGCTGCTGACGTCGGTCGTGTTCGCGCGCACCAAGGGCTATACGCGGCCGCTCTCGGCGGCCGAGCTCGAGATGATGAATCTCACCGGCGACGGCACCGGCTACGACATGGTGACGATGCCGATGGACATGCGCGAGCAGGTGCCGACCGCGAACTTCTTCCAGCGCGGCGGCTACGAGCGCAATCCCGTCGCCGTTCGCCACAACACGGTTGCGAAGCTGCTGGCCGTGACCGATTCCCGGATGGATTCGCTGAGCAGCCTGGCCGGTGCGAAGGAACTGGCCGCGGCGTTCTGACAGCGCATTCGCCGGGCATCACTCATCCGCGCCGAACGAGAAGTTGCCGTCGCCCTCGAGATAGGGTCCTGTCCGGATGTAGAGCTGGCCGTTCTGACCGACGAAGAACAGCGTTCCCTTCGGCACCTTCTTGGCGCCCTTCAGCAGCATGTCGGCGTTCTTCGTGCCCATCTTGTAGGCGAGCGTCTTGCCGTCCTTGCCATAGGCATAGCCCATGTCGGGTTTCAGCTCCCATGGCTCGGGCGGAGCCGCGAGTGTCACGCCGGTCAGCGCGCACAGCGCTGCGAGTGCAATACAGGCTTTCAGAACCGGGCTCTTCATGTCCTTCTCCAAAAATATCATCGACTCTTGAACAAATCACGAACATCGTTGTGGTATCAACACCGTCCGATCGCGGGCCTGATCGTTCGGGGATTTTCCATTCGCTCATCTCGCGATTATCGTGCAGCGTGGTCTAGAAACATACTGAAAGAAGACGCTCTGGGGATGATTCGGATGAACCTCGTCACGAAGATCGGTCTGGTTTCGGCGGTGTCGCTGGTGACGTTGGCGTCCGCTGCCCGGGCCGACGAATTCAAGCTGTCCAACAACCAGCGGATCGCCTGCAGCCGTGGTCTCTCGGCCGGCAAGCTCAACACGGCCATCTGCAAATCCTATGCCTACGTCTTCAACGTCAAGACGTCGGAATATTTCCGCTGCCAGGTCTCGCTCTCGCTCACCCGGGACAACAAGGAAGTCATCAACGTCCAGGCGGACGGCGGCTGCGCCAAGAAGCCGCGGGTGTTCGATACCGATTCGAGCTACGAGTTCGACGCCACCGAGACCGAGCCGGCAAATACCAATTCCTTCTTCGGCAATGGCGGCTATTCGATCTGGGTGGCGGACAAGACCCAGCAGAAGGTGCGAGGCTGCATCACGATCTCATCCGGGCTGGGCTCGGACATCTCCAAATGCCTCGACATGACCTTCCAGTGAGCCGCCTTGCCAGTGAGCCGCCTCGCCAGTGAGCGGCCTGCCTGCGGTCGGAGGCATCAGGGGAGCGGCACCAGAGGCTGGGTGCGTTTGTCCGCGAAGCCTCTGAGGCCGTCAATGTGAAGTTGAAAGTGCGGCAGGCTTTCCGGTCCTGGCGGGTCTCTGCCCGGCGGGCGGGCATGGTCGCCAATCCTTTGGATGGGTTGACCGCGCGCCTGCATCCGTCCAATTTGCCGGCAAAATCAATGGGAGGACCAATGCGTTTTTCAAAATCCTTTGGCGCTGCAACCGGGCTGATCGTGGCCGCCGCCTGCCTGCTGGCCGCCCCTGCGGCGCGGGCGCAGAGCTTCATCAACGTACTGACCGGCGGAACGTCCGGCGTCTATTATCCGCTCGGCGTCGCGATCGGGAAGATCTACGGTGACAAGATCCCCAACGTGAAGACCCAGGTGCAGGCCACCAAGGCCTCGGTCGAGAACCTGATCCTGCTGCAGCAGGGCCGCGGCGAGCTGGCGTTTGCGCTCGGCGATTCTCTCAAAGCGGCCTGGAACGGCGAGGAAGAGGCCGGCTTCAAGTCCAAGCTGGACAAGCTGCGCACCCTCGGCGCGATCTATCCGAACTACATCCAGATCGTCGCGACCGCCGAGTCCGGGATCAAGACGCTGGCGGATCTGAAGGGCAAGAGCCTGTCGGTCGGCGCGCCCAAGTCCGGCACCGAGCTCAACTCGCGCGCGATCCTCGCGGCCGCCGGCATGAGCTACAAGGATCTCGGCAAGGTCGAATATCTGCCGTTCGCCGAGTCAGTCGATCTGATGAAGAACCGGCAGCTCGGCGCGACGCTTCAGTCGGCCGGGCTCGGCGTCGCCTCGTTGAAGGATCTGTCGACGTCGTCGCCGATCACCGTGGTGTCAGTCCCGAAGGAGGTGGTCGAGAAGATCGGCGCGCCCTTCGTGGCGGCGACCATCCCGGCCAACACCTATACCGGCCAGGACAAGGACGTGCCGACCGCGGCCGTGATCAACTACCTCGTCACCAGCTCGGCCGTGTCGGATGACCTTGCCTATCAGATGACCAAGCTGATCTTCGATTCCCTGCCCGAGCTCGCCAATGCGCATGCCGCCGGCAAGGAGATCAAGCTGGAGACGGCGGCGCAGGACAGTCCGGTGCCGCTGCATCCGGGCGCCATCCGCTATTACAAGGAAAAGGGCGTCATCAAGTAAGGGCGCGGGCTGCGTCGTTCGCCATCGACTGCGCGGGAGACACTTCCGCGCAGCTATTGTTCAAGGTGGCTACGGCCATGGTGGGCCGTGCCTGATGGCGGCGCGTTTGGGGGGATCATGACGATCGAAGCCGTGAACATGGAAACGCCTGTGAAGGTCGAGTTCGACAATTTCGAACACGGCTTTCCGGAGGGCTTCGGTCCCGGCCGCTGGGGCTATCTCGCCTACGGCATCGGGCTCGCTTTCGCCGTGTTCCAGCTCTATGTTGCCGCCTTCAACTACCTGCCGAGCCAGGTCGTACGCGGCGTCCATGTCGGCTTCCTGCTGCTGCTCACCTTCGGCCTGATCGGCAATTTCACCGCCAAGACCGATGCGGGACGCATTGCCGGCTGGGCCATCGGCGCCGTCGGCTTCCTGTGCGGGCTCTATCAGTGGATCTTCTATGCCGACCTGATTGCGCGCGACGGTGATCCGACCCGGATCGATCTGGTGGTCGGAACACTGCTGGCCGTGCTGATCTTCGAGGGCACGCGCCGGCTGATGGGACTTGCGCTGCCGCTGATGTGCGGCGCCTGCTTGCTCTATTGGTTCTTCGGCCAATATCTGCCGGCCCCGCTCAACCATCGTGGCTATGATTTCGATCAGATTGTGACCCATCTGTCGTTCGGCACCGAAGGCTTCTACGGCGTGCCGATCTATGTCTCGGCCACCTACATCTTCCTGTTCATCCTGTTCGGCTCGTTCCTTGAACATGCCGGCATGATCCAGCTGTTCACCGACGTCTCGCTGGGTCTGTTCGGCCGCACCCGCGGCGGCCCGGCCAAGGTCGCCGTGTTCGCCTCGGGCATGATGGGCACGATCTCGGGCTCCGGCGTCGCCAACGTCGTCACCGTCGGCCAGTTCACGATCCCGCTGATGATCAGGTTTGGCTATCGCCGCGCCTTCGCGGCCGGCGTCGAAGCGACGGCGTCGATGGGCGGCCAGATCATGCCGCCGGTGATGGGCGCGGTGGCCTTCATCATGGCCGAGACGCTCGGCGTGGATTACTCGGTCATCGTCAAGGCGGCCGTGATCCCGGCCATCCTCTATTTCGCCTCGGCCTTCTGGATGGTGCATCTGGAAGCCGGCAGGCATGGCCTGACCGGCATGAAGCCGTCGGAGATTCCCAGCGCCTGGAAGGCGCTGATCGAGCGCTGGTACCTCGTGCTGCCGCTGGCGGCGCTGGTCTATATGCTGTTCGAAGGCTTCACGCCGCTCTATGCGGGATCGATGGGCCTCGCGCTCACGGTGGCGCTGATCCTCGGCACCTCGATCACGATGGGCTTTTCCAACCAGGTGCTGCGCTACGTATTCTGGATCGGGCTGGCACTCGTGGTCGGCGCGCTCTCGCGCAACGGCCTGCAGATCGTGCCCGTCGCCGCCGTCGTCGTCGCGCTCGTCGTCGTCACCGGCTTCGTGCGCGGCGGCATGGGCACGTTGCACGCCTGCCGCGATTCGCTGGCCGAGAGTGCGAAGTCGGCGCTGACGGTCGGCATGGCCTGCGCCATCGTCGGCGTCATCATCGGCATGATGACGCAGACCGGCGTCGGCTCGATCTTCGGCAGCTGGGTGATCGGCCTCGGCAAGACCAGCCTGTTCGCGGCGCTGATCATGACGATGCTGCTGTCGATCCTGCTCGGCACCGGCATTCCGACCATCCCGACCTACATCATCACCGCGGCGCTGGCCGCACCTGCGCTCGCCAAGCTCGGCGTGCCGCTGATCGCGAGCCACATGTTCGCGTTCTACTACGGCATCATGGCCGACCTCTCGCCGCCGGTGGCGTTGGCGGCGCTGGCCGCGGCGCCGATCGCCAAGGAGAACCCCGACAAGATCGGCTGGGAGGCGATGCGGATCGCACTCGCCGGCTATGTCATCCCCTTCCTCTTCGTTTATTCGCCGGCACTGATGCTGCAGCCGGGGGATCCGATGGAGGCGCAGGTCGGCTTCCTCGGCGCGGTGGCGTATGCGGGCGTGAAGGCGCTCGCCTCGATTGCTCTGTTCGGCATGGTCGCGATCGGTTTCCTGTTCACGCGCATGACCGTGATCGAGCGCCTCCTGGCGTTCGTCGCATCGGTCTGCCTGCTCGGCGAATTCCCTTACAGCGACCTGCTGGGCTTCGTGCTGGGACTGGCGATCGTCGCCTGGCAGTGGCGTCAGCGGCCGCCGGCTGCGGTGGTGGCGTCCGCTTGAGCCTCTGCCTCGCTTCCGCCGGTGTCGTGAAGGCGCTGGCCCTGGCCAGCTTCACCCTGGCCTGGAGCCATTCGGTCGAGAAGACCGCGTGGCAGGAGGACTGGCGTGTCACGCCGGATGGTCTCGAACTGGCGCAGGCGCGCGTCAAAGGCTCGGGTGCCGGCATGGAGCCGCCGCCGGAGGCGCGGCTGGTCGACGGCTGGTTCCAGTGGCAGCCGCAGCGCGCGCCGCTGTCGCGGCTCGTGCTCGCAAATTCCGGCGCGGCCGGCGAGTGGCGGGTCTGTGGCGACGGGCAATGCCGGACGCTCTCGGAGATCTTCGGTCACGATATCGGCGTCGCGACGATCACGATGAGCGTCTGCAACGAATAACCAACAGATCAAAACGAACAAGTCAGGGAGGACGCGATGGATCGTCTCGAGGGCAAGGTGGCGCTGGTGGTCGGCGCCGGGTCGATCGGGCCGGGCTGGGGCAACGGCAAGGCGACGGCCGTGACTTTCGCGCGGCAGGGCGCCAAGGTGTTCTGCGTCGACCGCAATGGAGAGGCGGCGGCCGAGACCGCTTCGATCATTTCAGGCGAGGGTGGGCAGGCCGAGGCGTTCACCGCCGACGTCTCCAAGGCCGCCGAGGTCGAGGCGATGGTGAAGGCCTGTCTCACGGCCTATGGCCGTGTCGACGTGCTCGACAACAATGTCGGCATCGCCGAGATGGGCAGCGTCGTCGATATCGAGGAAGCCGAGTGGGACCGCGTGTTCGCGGTCAACCTGAAGAGCGCCTATCTCGCCATGAAGCACGTCATTCCCGTGATGATCGGGCAGGGCGGCGGTTCCATCATCAACATCTCCTCGGTTGCCTCGATCCGCCAGGTCGGCATCTCCTATGTCAGCTACGGTGCCAGCAAGGCGGCGATGAACCAGATGACGCGAACCACCGCGGTCGAGTTCGCGTCGAAGCACGTGCGCGTCAATGCGATCCTGCCCGGACTGATGAAGACCCCGATGGTCGAGCATTCCGCCGGGCTCGCCGCGAGCTATGCCGAGGGCGACGTCGCGGAGATGTGGCGCAAGCGCGACGCGCAGGTACCGATGGGGCACATGGGTGACGCCTTCGACGTCGCCAATGCCGCCTTGTTCCTCGCCTCCGACGAGTCGCGCTACGTCACCGGCACCATGCTCGTGGTCGACGGCGGGCTCACGTGCCGCAGCTAGGTCGACCCAATTGCATCGCGGTGCGGCCTGCGTCATATCCGTGCGGGGGCGCTTTCATCGGGACCTGACGATGCAGCAATGTCGCTTTGGGGCGGTCATCCTGGCCATGCTGACCGCTTGGTGTGCCCTGCTCGCGGTGGAGGCGCATGCCATCGGCGCGACCGAGCCGGCAAAGGAGCCGGTGGTGGACGCCAGCGCCTGCATGGCCGCGTCCGAGGCCCGTGACGCCGACAAGGTGCTCACGGAGTGCGGGGCGCTGATCGACAACACGAAGGTTGCCAGGAGCGATCGCATCAATGCGCTGATCGCGCGGGCCTCGATCCTGATCACAAAGGGCGAGGCTGATCGCGCCATTGCCGATTACGACGTCGCGCTGCAGCTCGATCCGACGCTTGCCGACATCTTCAACGCGCGCGGCGAGCTGCGTCGGAAGAAGGGCGATCGTCCCAGGGCGTTGGCCGACTTCGCCACGGCGCTGCGGCTCAATCCGGATCACGCCAGTGCGCGCAGCAACTATCATGCGCTCGCCGTCGAACTCGAGCGCCTCGGCGCCCAGATGGCGGTCGCCGGCCGGCCGAGCTTCAATTGCGCGACTGTGCGGCGTGCCGTCGAGAAGGCAATCTGCGCCGATCCCGAGCTCGCCAATCTCGATCGCGAGATCGACGGCTCGCAGGCTCGGGTGGTGCGTGAGGCCGGCAGCGCCGCCGCCGCCCGCGGCCTGCAGCGC encodes:
- a CDS encoding NUDIX hydrolase gives rise to the protein MPMPFDDATRRKIESCCAGFVRLDEAAPTASLKRAAVAIALAPDHDTGATAVLLTLRAAGLRSHGGQWALPGGRCDAGETPVEAALRELAEELGLILAPDAVLGLLDDYPTRSGYLITPVIVWAANGHTLRPNPDEVTSVHRIGLDAITADDAFDFTAIRESRRRVIRFHAREGIIHAPTAALIYQFREVLAGRDTRVHNLEQPVFAWK
- a CDS encoding TAXI family TRAP transporter solute-binding subunit, whose protein sequence is MRFSKSFGAATGLIVAAACLLAAPAARAQSFINVLTGGTSGVYYPLGVAIGKIYGDKIPNVKTQVQATKASVENLILLQQGRGELAFALGDSLKAAWNGEEEAGFKSKLDKLRTLGAIYPNYIQIVATAESGIKTLADLKGKSLSVGAPKSGTELNSRAILAAAGMSYKDLGKVEYLPFAESVDLMKNRQLGATLQSAGLGVASLKDLSTSSPITVVSVPKEVVEKIGAPFVAATIPANTYTGQDKDVPTAAVINYLVTSSAVSDDLAYQMTKLIFDSLPELANAHAAGKEIKLETAAQDSPVPLHPGAIRYYKEKGVIK
- a CDS encoding TRAP transporter permease, translated to METPVKVEFDNFEHGFPEGFGPGRWGYLAYGIGLAFAVFQLYVAAFNYLPSQVVRGVHVGFLLLLTFGLIGNFTAKTDAGRIAGWAIGAVGFLCGLYQWIFYADLIARDGDPTRIDLVVGTLLAVLIFEGTRRLMGLALPLMCGACLLYWFFGQYLPAPLNHRGYDFDQIVTHLSFGTEGFYGVPIYVSATYIFLFILFGSFLEHAGMIQLFTDVSLGLFGRTRGGPAKVAVFASGMMGTISGSGVANVVTVGQFTIPLMIRFGYRRAFAAGVEATASMGGQIMPPVMGAVAFIMAETLGVDYSVIVKAAVIPAILYFASAFWMVHLEAGRHGLTGMKPSEIPSAWKALIERWYLVLPLAALVYMLFEGFTPLYAGSMGLALTVALILGTSITMGFSNQVLRYVFWIGLALVVGALSRNGLQIVPVAAVVVALVVVTGFVRGGMGTLHACRDSLAESAKSALTVGMACAIVGVIIGMMTQTGVGSIFGSWVIGLGKTSLFAALIMTMLLSILLGTGIPTIPTYIITAALAAPALAKLGVPLIASHMFAFYYGIMADLSPPVALAALAAAPIAKENPDKIGWEAMRIALAGYVIPFLFVYSPALMLQPGDPMEAQVGFLGAVAYAGVKALASIALFGMVAIGFLFTRMTVIERLLAFVASVCLLGEFPYSDLLGFVLGLAIVAWQWRQRPPAAVVASA
- a CDS encoding DUF1850 domain-containing protein; amino-acid sequence: MSLCLASAGVVKALALASFTLAWSHSVEKTAWQEDWRVTPDGLELAQARVKGSGAGMEPPPEARLVDGWFQWQPQRAPLSRLVLANSGAAGEWRVCGDGQCRTLSEIFGHDIGVATITMSVCNE
- a CDS encoding SDR family NAD(P)-dependent oxidoreductase — encoded protein: MDRLEGKVALVVGAGSIGPGWGNGKATAVTFARQGAKVFCVDRNGEAAAETASIISGEGGQAEAFTADVSKAAEVEAMVKACLTAYGRVDVLDNNVGIAEMGSVVDIEEAEWDRVFAVNLKSAYLAMKHVIPVMIGQGGGSIINISSVASIRQVGISYVSYGASKAAMNQMTRTTAVEFASKHVRVNAILPGLMKTPMVEHSAGLAASYAEGDVAEMWRKRDAQVPMGHMGDAFDVANAALFLASDESRYVTGTMLVVDGGLTCRS
- a CDS encoding tetratricopeptide repeat protein gives rise to the protein MQQCRFGAVILAMLTAWCALLAVEAHAIGATEPAKEPVVDASACMAASEARDADKVLTECGALIDNTKVARSDRINALIARASILITKGEADRAIADYDVALQLDPTLADIFNARGELRRKKGDRPRALADFATALRLNPDHASARSNYHALAVELERLGAQMAVAGRPSFNCATVRRAVEKAICADPELANLDREIDGSQARVVREAGSAAAARGLQREQDAFIARRNAEFGRAGYDLKKAMQDRLRRLNGADGY